GAAGGCACCGGCGAAGGCGTAGAAGGGAGAGATCGGCAGATCGTGCTGGGAGCCGATCCCGTGCGCGAGCGCGGTGAGCGGATCGGTCGGGTGAAGGACCACGCCCTGACCGACCCCGCCACCGACCGCGCCCGGGGCGGGGCCCGGCCCGACGGGGCTCACCACCGGCCGGCCAGGGGCGGCGTCCCGCCGCGGACACGCCCTGAGAGGACTGACGTCCCGGACTCGGACTCGGGCCCCGGTCCGGGTCCGGGTCCGGGTCCGGGTCCGGGTCCTGGTCCTGGTCCGGGTCCGGGTCCTGGTCCGGGTCCTGGGAGCCGGGCGAGGCTGCCGCGGGGTGGATCCCGTCGGACCGCTGCCCCGCCGGGGGCGACCGGAGCGACGGCGGGCTCGTGGCCGGCGCCTCGGCCGCGATGGGCGCAGGGGCCGGCCCCCTGGGCGAAGTGGGCGGAAGGTGCGGCGCTTCGGCCCCGTTGGCCCCGGTCGCCCGTCCGGGGCCACGCGGCGAGCGGCGGCGGTTTCATCGGACGAGAAGTTGGGTCAGGACGAGGTTGGACTCGTGGGTTTCGACTTCGAAGAGTCCCGTGCGGTCGGCTGTCAGGATCAGGGTGGCCTCCTGGCCTGCCGGCAGGGCGAGTTCCTTGTCGTAGCCGTGGACGTGCAAGGTGTCCGCCCGGTCGCTCGTCACCCGCAGGGCGACGCGCTCCCCGCGCCGCAGCTCGGTGCGGGCGGGGGCGGGGCTGACCTTGCCGTCCCGGACGGTGACGGTGACCGTCCGGTCGGCCTGCTGCTGGTCCGGTGGCTTCGGTGCGGCCTCGGTCTCGCCGTGGCCGTGGCCCGCGGAGGAGCCCGGGGTGGCGGTGAGCTGGGTCGTGGCCTGCACCGGCTTGCCGGACACCGCCCATGCGGTGTGGTCGTCCGCGTAGAGGCGGACGGTCAGGGTGTGCGCGCCCTCGGGCACCTGCGTGGCGGGCAGGTGGAACCACGGGCCGTACAGCCGGGCCAGCTTGCGTCCGTCGAGCTCCAGGTGGGCATGGCCGGCTCCCGGGAGGGCGGCGCCGCCGGTGCTGTCGGGGGTGAAGCGGTAGTTCTTCACCGCCAGTTGGAGGTTCCAGCCGTCCTCGGAGTCCGGGCGGACCGTCAGCTGGACCTCCGGCGCGCCCTGTGCCGGGACCTCTCGGAGCCGGTGGCCGGCGCCGTCGTCCGCGGTGAGCAGGTTGCCCACGCTGCCGGAGGCCTGCTCGTGGCTGGTGCCGGGCTTGTGGTGGGTGGTGGCCCGTCCGCCGCAGCCCGTCGCCGCGCCGCACGCCAGAAGCAGGGCGAGGGCGAGCAGGGCCGCGCTGCGGGCGGCTCGGCGGGGCCTGCCGGCCGCGCGGGGCGGCGTACGGCAGGCGTCGCACCGGATGTCGTCGTCGGGGCGGCCGGTCACGGCTGGCCTCCTGAGGTCTGGGCGCTCGTGAAGGTCGGGGCGGCGGTCACGGGGCCGGGTCCGGGTCCGGGGTCGCCCGGGGTTCGGCGTGCGCCGCGCCGAAGGGCGGCTTCCCGTGGTCGTGGCGTCCCGGGGCTGCCGGGGCGTCCGGGGCGGCGGTCACGGGGCCGGGTCCGGGGTTGCCGGGGATTCGGGGGCCGCCGCGTGGAGGGCCGGGGCGGGGCCGGCGGGGACCGGGGCGCGGTCGCCCGCGGGGTCGCCGCCCGGGCCGGAGGGGCGGGCCGGGGTGCCCGGGCGGGCCGAGGCCACGACCGCCCACAGGACCCAGACGACGGCCACCAGGGCCCGTACCCAGGCGGGGCTCAGAGGGGTCCAGGGGATCATCAGGGCGGCCTTGTCGAAGGCATCCAGCAGGGTGAGCCCGGCCAGCAGCAGGGTCAGGCGGGCCAGCCAGGGGCGGCTGGGGCGCAGCGCGAGGCCGACGCCCGTCCACCACAGGCCGAGCAGGAAGAGGGCGAGGGCCGGGACGAAGGTGGCGGTGAGCCCTGCCGTGGAGCCGGCCACGTCCAGGGCCAGGCCCGCCAGGCCGAGGAGCGAGGCGGCCGTGCCCAGCCGGGAGCCGCGCAGGCGGCGGCCCCACAGGACCCCGCCGACCAGCAGCAGGACGGCCGCGACGGCGAGCGCGAGCTGGGTCTCCACCCGTTCCAGGCCGCGCGCGCCGTACCAGTCGCAGCCGGCCGGGAGTTTGCGTGCCTGGACGTTGTAGTCGGCGCAGACGAGGAGTTGGACCAGCTTGACCGGTTCGCCGACCAGCCGGGCCGACGCCCCCGAGACGGCGCCCCGGCGGTCACCGCACTGCGGGACCGTGCCCGGGGTGGAGCCGTCGGGGCCGTCCTGCCAGCAGTTGCCGCGGCCCTGCCCGTCCCACCACACGTCCATGCCGTTGGGGCGGGCGGCGCCGGACTTGTCCTTGCCCATGACGTTCCCGGCGTACCGGTTGTGGTGGGAGGTGTCCGTCTGCTTCGACCATTGCTCCTCGCCCCGGATGAAGGCGGGGACCGCGCTGAGGAAGAAGCCGGCGCGCCGGTGCCCGTACACCCAGTTGTCCTCGTACAGGTTCCAGTTGCCGCCCGCGGTGATGATGCCGGTGCCGGGCGGCATGGAGATCTGCGGGCAGACGACGCCGCGTTCGTAGCCGCGCTCGATCGGTGGCTTGGCGCAGGTGCCGTCGGCGACGTGGTGGTAGTAGTCCTGGTTGTTGTCGTGGATCAGGTTCCGCTCGAACTTGGCGTGGTTCTGCGGGAGCCCGGGGTGGCCGGGGAAGGCGCTGTCCATCGAGGCGCCGCCCATGTTCTGGTCGAACTCGTTGTCGTGGACCCAGACCGAGTCGCCCGCGGTGCCGGAGTAGCCGACCATGTTGTGGTGGCTGCGGCAGCCGGTGATCTCGATGGAGTAGCGGGGGACGTCGTAGCCGCGGCCGTCGTTGATGTCGGAGGCGCTGCCGGGGTAGATGCCGGAGTCGCCGTTCCCGTACGACTCGCAGTTCTTGTAGAGCCCGTGGTCGCTGGCGAAGGTCAGGAAGCCGTACTCGTCGTTCCAGCGGGTCAGCACGTCGTCGATGACGAAGCCGTCGCCCGCGAGCACGTAGAGCGAGTTGAAGGTGGTGCGCTGGGCGGTGAAGTTGCGGAAGTAGATGCCGTTGGACTGGTCGGCTCGGATGGCGTTCAGCTTCTGGTACTTGGCATCGACGACCACGTCCAGGCGGGTCGCGCCCGTGCCCTCGATCTGCAGGTTCGTCTTGCCGAGGATCGCGACGAGGTTCTGGTTGTGCCGGCACCGGACCTGCTGCTCGTACGACAGGATCTGGTAGCCGAGTGAGGACTCGGGGGCCTTCAGTGCGGCGCACTCCCCCGTCGGCTTCGGGAGCGAGGGCTCCTCCTCGTACAGGCCGGGGAGGATCGCGATGTTCATCCCGGGCCGGTCGACGGCGTCGACGGCCTCCTGGAGGTGGCGGTAGCCGCTCTTCTCGCACCGCTCGTACAGGGCGAGGTTGCGCTGGCGGAGCTCTTCCGGGAAGGCGGATATCCGGCGTTCGAAGGCGGGCCGGTCGGTCTTGCAGACGACCAGGTCGGGCTCGGCCTTGCGGTATTCCGGTACGGATCCGGAGCCGTCCGGGAGGGTGACCGGGCGCTCCTCGTGCGCGCGGGCGGCGGGCGCCGCGGCGAAGAGGGTCAGGAGGGCAAGGAGGGCGGCGAGGAGCGCCGCCGGCACGGCAGGGAACCTGCGGGTCCACGACATGCGCGTGAGAGTAGAGCAATGTTCATCTTTTTGGATCCCCTTCTGCGCGAATCCGTTCCGGGACTGCGCGAATCCGTCCAGGGTCTGCGCGGATCTGTCCCGAGACTGCGTGAATCCGTCCCGGGTTCCGGATTCCGGGTCCTGGCCCGCCCGACAACCCGGCCCCCCGGCAGCCCGAGACCCCGAGACCCCGTTGACGCACGGGCCACGGAATCCTACTGTCGACCATAGGATTCCTTCGACGGAGCGGGAGCAGCACATGAGCGAGCAGGCCGGCAGCGAGCAGGCCAGGAAGACGGCAGAGGGACTGGAGTACCTCACCGGCTTCGGCAACGAGCACAGCTCGGAGGCTGTCCCCGGCGCCCTCCCGCTCGGCCGGAACTCG
Above is a genomic segment from Streptomyces sp. NBC_01233 containing:
- a CDS encoding right-handed parallel beta-helix repeat-containing protein, with the protein product MSWTRRFPAVPAALLAALLALLTLFAAAPAARAHEERPVTLPDGSGSVPEYRKAEPDLVVCKTDRPAFERRISAFPEELRQRNLALYERCEKSGYRHLQEAVDAVDRPGMNIAILPGLYEEEPSLPKPTGECAALKAPESSLGYQILSYEQQVRCRHNQNLVAILGKTNLQIEGTGATRLDVVVDAKYQKLNAIRADQSNGIYFRNFTAQRTTFNSLYVLAGDGFVIDDVLTRWNDEYGFLTFASDHGLYKNCESYGNGDSGIYPGSASDINDGRGYDVPRYSIEITGCRSHHNMVGYSGTAGDSVWVHDNEFDQNMGGASMDSAFPGHPGLPQNHAKFERNLIHDNNQDYYHHVADGTCAKPPIERGYERGVVCPQISMPPGTGIITAGGNWNLYEDNWVYGHRRAGFFLSAVPAFIRGEEQWSKQTDTSHHNRYAGNVMGKDKSGAARPNGMDVWWDGQGRGNCWQDGPDGSTPGTVPQCGDRRGAVSGASARLVGEPVKLVQLLVCADYNVQARKLPAGCDWYGARGLERVETQLALAVAAVLLLVGGVLWGRRLRGSRLGTAASLLGLAGLALDVAGSTAGLTATFVPALALFLLGLWWTGVGLALRPSRPWLARLTLLLAGLTLLDAFDKAALMIPWTPLSPAWVRALVAVVWVLWAVVASARPGTPARPSGPGGDPAGDRAPVPAGPAPALHAAAPESPATPDPAP